The Clostridia bacterium genomic interval GGGAAGCGGCTAAGGCGACCGGCTTGACCAAGAAGGCCATCCGCTACTATGAAAAGATGGGTTTGCTTTCGCCGACTATCAACCAGGATAACAACTACCGGGATTATTCCTGGGAAGATATCGATCGGCTCAAG includes:
- a CDS encoding MerR family transcriptional regulator, translating into MNIWEAAKATGLTKKAIRYYEKMGLLSPTINQDNNYRDYSWEDIDRLKQISVLRRLGVPVAEIKEALRGTGQLAQVLKQHLT